In Glandiceps talaboti chromosome 14, keGlaTala1.1, whole genome shotgun sequence, a single genomic region encodes these proteins:
- the LOC144445544 gene encoding large ribosomal subunit protein uL15m-like, with the protein MAARGGSQRAIDILRNMPRVSTTNVRDNKGARKKPLRRRGGAKGKKCGKGHKGQHQRGTLPRIGFEGGATPFYLLIPKYPYYEGHSRKRQYPMITLQKIQHLIDLGRLDPSQPIDLTSLCNTRSFDIDVYKKQYGAQLRDEGADIFEAKVNLEVQWASELAIAAIERQGGVITTAFYDLQSADALAYPLLFFQRGKPIPKRALPPEDLVPYYTDAKNRGYLADPEEIRKERYKLAQKYGYILPDISKDEACEMLAMRKDPRQVFFGLQPGWIVNLKDKVVLKPQDEQLKEFYQS; encoded by the exons ATGGCGGCCCGCGGTGGAAGCCAACGTGCGATAGACATACTCCGAAATATGCCCCGTGTGTCGACAACCAACGTCAGAGATAACAAGGGAGCAAGAAAAAAG CCGTTGAGGAGACGTGGTGGCGCCAAAGGAAAAAAGTGTGGAAAAGGTCACAAAGGGCAACATCAAAGAGGAACGCTGCcaagaattggatttgaaggcGGTGCAACACCATTTTATTTACTAATACCTAAATATCCATACTATGAAGGCCATTC GAGGAAACGACAATACCCTATGATAACACTCCAGAAGATACAACATCTGATTGACCTCGGCAGACTTGACCCCTCGCAACCAATTGACCTGACCTCTCTCTGTAATACACGATCCTTTGATATCGATGTATACAAGAAACAATACGGTGCTCAGCTTCGCGATGAG GGAGCTGACATCTTTGAGGCCAAAGTCAACCTTGAAGTCCAGTGGGCATCAGAGCTTGCCATCGCAGCTATAGAAAGACAAGGTGGCGTCATAACCACCGCATTCTACGATCTCCAAAGTGCTGACGCTCTCGCATATCCTCTCCTGTTCTTCCAGAGAGGAAAACCAATCCCAAAACGTGCTCTACCACCCGAAGACTTGGTACCGTACTACACCGATGCAAAGAATCGCGGCTACTTGGCTGACCCAGAAGAGATTCGGAAAGAACGATACAAGTTGGCGCAAAAATACGGCTACATTCTGCCAGACATTAGTAAAGATGAAGCTTGTGAAATGTTAGCAATGCGTAAGGATCCTCGGCAGGTTTTCTTTGGCTTACAGCCAGGCTGGATTGTGAACTTGAAAGACAAAGTTGTCTTGAAACCCCAAGATGAACAGTTAAAGGAATTCTATCAATCATGA